The Gemmatimonadota bacterium nucleotide sequence GTATGATTGCCTCGCGCGCTGAAAGGCCGCGCTGGCGCAATTGCAGGGTATAGCCAATTAGAACAATGGCGTTGTTGACCACCACGCCTGCGAGGCTGATCACGCCGATGCCCGTCATGAGAATACCAAAGGGGGTGCCGGTGACAATCAGGCCGATCAGTACGCCAATCATAGACAAAATGACGGATGTGAGAATGGTAAAGGGCAGGGCCAGAGAATTGAATTGCGTAATAAGAATGAGCGCGATGCCCGCCAATGCTACGAGCAGAGCTTTAGAAAGAAAGGCGGTGGCTTTTTGTTGTTCTTCATTTTCACCGGAATAGGCGATCTGATAGCCCGGTGGCAGGGGAAAATTGGATAGGGCTGCTTGTACATCGCGCATGGCTGCATCAGATGTGCGGTCTTGCACTTTGCCTTCGATGGAGATAACGCGTTTGAGATCCTTGCGCCGAATGCTGCCAAATCCTCCGCCCGTTTCTATGCGTGCAACCGCGCTTATGGGCGTGATTTTGCCATCTTTTTCAATGGTGATGCGTTCGAGGTCGGCGAGGGTGTTGCGCTTGTCGGATTTGAATCTCACGCGAATATCGTATTCGTCTTCGCCCAGCCGATATTCGGATGCTTCTGAGCCGTAAACAGCCGAGCGCACCGTAGCGGCAATCAGGCGCGTATTGAGGCCCGCTATTGCAGCGGCTTCTCGATCTACGACGATGCGGACTTCGGGACGCCCCCGGTCGTAGTCATCTTTGAGATCGACAACGCCGGGCACTTCGGCCACGATGCGTTTGATGCGTGCGGATAGTTGACCCAAAATTTCGAAATTTTCGCCGGATACCTCAACGCTGATGGGCGGGCCTACAGGTGGTCCGCCGCGTTCTTGAGACAGTTCGATTTCAGCGCCGGTCAGATTTTTGAGTTTGTTGCGAATTTCCTCAATGGTCTTAAAAGAGGATTGCTGCCGAAGGCTTTCATCGACAAAATCAACGGAAATGCGACTGGCATTTGAAACGCCTTCGCCAGACGCAAATTCATCGCCGCCCGAAACACCTACGTTGGCGACATAGGTTTCAACATCGGGAATATCGGAGAGAACGGATTCGATTTGGCGCGCCAGTTGATCCGATGTTTCGAGGTTTGTGCCAGATGGGGCACGCACGTCTATATAGGCTGTATTGGGTTCAATTTCGGGAAAAAATTCGATGCCCCGGCCTGTGAAATAGTACGCCACAATGACGAGGATGAGTGTGCTCGCTGCAAGAGAGAGGGTTATTCCCGGGTAATTGAGTGCCAGTTCGAGGCGACGCTGATAGGCGTTGAGGCTGCGCTGAAGGCGGGGTGATGTTTCTTCGACCGTTCCGCGCACTGTCATGAAAGATGCACAAAATGTGGGATTGAGGACGAGGCCCACAAAGAGGGACGAAGACAGGGTTATGATCAGGGTTATGGGCAAATATTTCATAAATTCGCCCATAATGCCGGGCCAGACAATCATGGGTGCAAAAGCACATAATGTCGTCAGTGTTGAGGTGATCACAGGCCATGCAACTTCTCCCGTGCCTTCCAACGCTCCCTGGATGGGAGATTGGCCTTCTTGCCGATGGCGATAGATGTTTTCGACAATGACGATGGCGTTATCGACGAGCATGCCGAGTGCGAGGATCAGGCTAAACAAAACGATCATATTGAGCGTGATGCCCATAATGGAGATAATGACAAAAGCAATGAGCATAGAGAGGGGAATGGCGATACCGACAAAAAAGGCATTGCGGAGGCCCAAAAAAAAGAGGAGTACCAGAATGACGAGGATGAGGCCGGATACGATATTGTTTTCGAGGTCTTTGACCATCATGCGAATGTCTTCGGACTGGTCGCCCAAAATGGTGATTTGTGTGCCTGCGGGAAGGGTGGGTTTCAATTCGTCGAGTGCGCTTTTAATCTGATCGGCAATGGCAATCAGATTTTCACCGCTGCGTTTGACAATTTCGAGACTCACACTGGGTTTGTGGTTGAGGCGGGCGTAATTTGTGCGGTCCTTAAAGCCATATACGACATCGGCAACATCGCGAATATAGATCGGGCGACCTTGCGAGGCTTTGATGAGGAGGTCGCCAATTTGAGGAACGGTTTCAAGTTCGCCGGGTACGCGTACGGCGTATTTGTATGCGCCCATATCCACACTGCCGCCGGGAAGGGTCAAATTTTCGCGTTGAATCGCTTCTATTACATCCTGGATGGCGAGTTTGTAGGCGATGAGGCGGTCGGGATCGACATCGACTTTGACTTCGTGTTCAAGACCACCCACCACGCGGACTTCGAGAATGCCGGGAATGGTTTCGATATGATCGGCGAAGTCTTCGGCAATTTCTTTGAGCCGAATAAGTCCATAATCTCCTGACAATGCGACGATCATCATGGGGATATTGGAAAAGTTGACTTCGAGGACCAAGGGGTCTTCTGCATCATCGGGTAATTCTGATTTGGCGAGATCGACCTTGTCTTTGACGCGCTGAAGGGCATTGTCAATGTCGGCATTGGGATTAAATTCGACTGTGATTGACGAAGCACCTTCGACCGAACTCGAGCGGATTACTTTGACGTTTTCAATGGATTGAAGTTCTTTTTCCAGAGGTCGGGTGATGAGGTTTTCAACATCTTGGGGCGAGGCGCCGATATACGGCGTGTTGACGATGATAAGGGGTATGGTAATATCTGGCGCAGCTTCGCGGGGAAGCGACAGATAAGCCGAGATGCCCGATATGATCAGGATGCCGACAAAGACGTAAACGGTGATGCGATGTTTGAGCGCGTACGCGGTGATGGTCATGGGAGGGGTTCCGCATATTTTATTGCCACGCGGTCACCATCAATGAGGTCTCGCCCGCCTTTGACGATGATCTGATCGCCAAAGGCAAGCCCCTTTTGGACGACGACGCGCTCGGCTTCTGATGGCCCCAGGCTGAGCGGACGCAAAAGTGCCTTGTTGTTTTTCACGACAAAGGCCACGGGCCCGGTTTCGCGTTCGATAATGGCTTCGCGGGGAATGACAACGACATGTCGGTGAATGCGGCGCATGGCTTTCAGCGTGCCGATCATGCCGGGACGGATATGCCCTGTTGGATTGGGCAGGTGGATTTCAATGGGGAAAACCCTCTGGTCTGTATCTGCTGCCGGGCCAACATGGGCGATTGTGCCCTCATAAGTCTGGTTCGGTAGAGCGTCGAGGGCGAGGGTGACGAGACTGCCTTCGGCAAAGTCGATGATTTCGCTCTCGGATACCCAGGCCGCAACGCGCAGGCTATCCGTTTGTACGAGGCGATATGTTGCGTCATCTCGCGCGATATGTTGCCCCTGTGAGATGTATCGCTTTGCGATATGGCCCGAAAAAGGCGCTTGTATCCGCCCATAAGAGAGTCGATGCTTTAAGGTCTGCGCCGTTGATCTGGCTTTTTGGAATTCGTATTCTGTGGCAAAATACGCCTGTTCGGAAATCGATCCTTCAGAGAAAAGTTGTTTGCTGCGCTCGTAATTGTAGGCTTGAAATTTGAGATTGGCCTCGGCTTCGATCAATGCGGCCTGCAGAAGTTCCATGTTGAGTTGCGCGAGAGCCTCTCCGCGGTTGACGTAATCGCCTACATCTTTGTACGTGCCGATGACCTCACCTGATTCGAGCGCATTAATGGTCACATCGCGCCAGGCTTTTACTGTGGCAGACAGCCTGCTGTACTGGATGAGCGAATCGGGTTTGAGCACAAATGTAGATACATTGGTGGTGCGCTCTAATGGCATTTCTTTTTGTGCCGAAGATTCGTCGCCGCAGCCCAGATTGATCGCGATCAAAAGACAGGGTATCAAAAACCTGTACAAATTCATGGTTTATTCTCCTCACCCAAAATGCCCGCACTGAGTTCTAAATGCACGAGGGCGACCGCAAGGTCTCGTTTTGCGCGCGCGAGTTCGGCTTCGGCGCGTTGTAAAGTGAGTTGTCCATCTATGACTTCGATTTGGGTGCCAACGCCATTTTCATAACGCGATTCCGCGATTTCCAGGCCCCGACGAGCGAGATCCGCAGCCTGTATTTGCGCGCTTTTTCTGGCGCGAATTTCGAGAAAAGTGCGCCACGCCTGCAGGATGTTGAAACGTATGTCGCGCTCGGTTTGTTTTTGCATCAGTTCGGCTTGCCGCGTGTCTGTGCGGGCCTGTGCAACCTGTGCATTTGTGCGAAAGCCATCGAAAATGGGAATGTTGATGGCGATGCCCGAAAACCAGCTCTGATGAAAATCGTCTTTTACAAAATCAAATTCGTTTTTTTGAGCCTGCCACTGTCCATTGACAATTAAATCTATGGTTGGGCGAGATTCTGATTGGGCAATGGTCTCTGCATGCTGTAGCATTTCGACCTCGAGGGAGTACTGACGTACAATGGGATGCATTTGCATTGAGAGGTCAATCAGGTCTGTCTCGGTGATAGTCGATAAAAGGTGGGATTTTTCGCGGAAAGTCCCACGAGGTATAATGGGTTCGTTGGGGGCAATGCCGATCTGGTTTTTGAACGCGAGGTCTGCCAATACACGCGCATTTTCCGTGCGTATGGAGTCTGTTAGCAATTCGGCGACCTGTACCTGTGCACGCAGCAAGTCATAGTCTGATACGCGCCCTGCCTCGCGCAGTTTTTCGACGCGCTTGAAATTTGCACGCGCACGCGCCACAGAAGATTTGCTGACGCGCGCGAGTTCTCCAGCCAATAGCAGGTCGTAAAAAGCCGTTTCGACCCGGGTGTGTAATTGCTGCTTTGCAGCGCGCATCTTTTCCATTGAAAATTGTCGAAACAGACGCGCGGCGCGCATGGCAGAAAAAGATTTGCCCCCGCCCCAAACTGATTGTCGGATGCCAACTGTGCCGATGAGGTTGTTGTGCGCGCCTACGGTGAATTGTTGCTGGCCTGCCGGCGTTTCAAAGAAAAAGGTGGGCAGCAACCAGTTGCGCGTGTACTGCATGGTGATATCGAGTTGGGGGAGAACATCGGCTACTGCATGGCGAACCCGTTGACGTGATTTTTCCAGATCTTCGCGCGCTATTAGCAGGTCTTCATTGTGCGATAGCGCGTGCTGCAAACTCTCTTCGAGTGTAATAGACCGGGAATAGGCTCTGGGGAGCGCGAAAAAAAAGCACAGAGGGCCGATGATACACAGCCATCGGCAAAGAGATATATAGTCCATCGACATTTGGAGGGCGTTAAATTTAGGTCGAGATGTTATTTATCTGAAAATCTACAGGGTTTTGCCATGTGATGTCAAGGCGTTTCACAAACTGATACGGCAGACGCTGTCCAATAGTGCCAATGACTGGACAGTTTCTGCGACATCGTGAACCCTTACAATGTGAACGCCTGCGACTGCGCCCAATGCAATTGCAGAAACGCTGCCCGGCAGGCGCTCCTGAGGGTGGCTTTGAGGTGCGGTAAATTGCTTGCGAGATGCCCCCATGAGAAGGGGGTATCCCAGCGTGTGAAATTCGGATAGTCGCGCGAGTATCTCGATATTATGCGCGTATTTTTTGCCGAAACCGAGCCCGGGATCAATCACAATCTGAGATTGGGAAATGCCCATCGCTTCTGCGCTGTTGATTTGTGCGCTTAAAAAGTCGAGAATATCGGACACAACATCGTCGTACGCGGGGTTCTGCTGCATGGTTGAGGGCGTTCCTTGCATGTGCATAAGGACAACAGCAACTCCCGTTTCTGCGATCAGGGGCACCATGCCGGGGTCAAAACGCAGGGCACTGATGTCGTTGACAATGGTTGCGCCGTTGTCTATGGCCTGTCGAGCGACCTCGGCTTTGGTCGTGTCTATGGAGATGGGCACGTTGAGTTGTGGGGCAATGGCCTCAATAATGGGAATGGTGCGATTCAGTTCTTCTTTTAGCGATACGACAGGTGCCCCTTTGCCATAAGGCCCGGCTGGGCGGGATGATTCACCCCCTATATCGATCATGTCGGCGCCGGCTTCAACCAGTGCCAATGCCCGCTCAACTGCTTTGCGCGGTTCAAAATAAAGGCCGCCGTCTGAGAAAGAGTCTGGCGTGACATTGAGAACGCCCATCACGAGTGTTCGATGACCCAATTGAAGGGGCGTGCCGCAGCATGAAAGCTGGTAAACAGGGCGCGGGTGTTTCATGGGTGAGGTGTACAAAAAAAAAGAGATGGCAACCGCCATCTCTTTTTTTAGTCATCCGATGGCTGTTTTTCTGGTTCAGAGGTGTGTTGTTCCGATGTTTGGTCTTCCCGATCTTCTTTCGATTCTTCTGGCTGTTTTGCGGGCTCGACTGGTTTTTCGAGTGTTTTGCCTTCTAATAACTGGTTGAGCTGTACATCGTCAAGAGTTTCAAATTCCAGCAGTGCTTTGGCGAGGATGTGGACTTTGTCGATGTTATCACTGAGCAATTGTTCGGCGCGGGATTCGGCTTTGAGTACGAAGTTTTTGATTTCCTCGTCGATCATTTCGGCCACTCTGTCGCTGTGGTCTCGACGTTGCGCCATTTCGCGGCCAAGGAATATTTCGTCGTTTTGTTGCCCGTAAGCAATGGGTCCGAGTTTTGGACTCATGCCCCAATCGCAAACCATCTGCCGGGCGAGATTGGTGGCCATGCGGTAGTCTTGCTGCCCGCCTGTTGTGATTTCGCCAAAAACGAGTTTTTCGGCAATTCTTCCCCCCAATGCGTAAGCGAGAACCGCTTCACAATAACTCTGGGGATAGGTGTGACGCTCGTCGATGGGCAGGGTGTGTGTGACACCGAGAGCACGCCCACGAGGAATGATGGTCACTTTGTGGAGGGGATCGCTTTCCGGAATGAGTTTGGCAACCAGCGCGTGACCGATTTCGTGATAGGACGTGAGGCGTTTTTCTTTGTCGGAGATGACAAGGCTGCGTCGCTCTGCACCCATCATGACTTTGTCTTTGGCATCTTCAAAGTCGTTCATGGTTACGCGATCTCGATTATTTCTGGAAGCCAGAAGTGCGGCTTCGTTGACCAGATTGGCGAGGTCTGCGCCTGCCAGTCCGGGCGTTCCGCGCGCCAGCACCTGTAAGTTGACATCGTCGGAGAGGGGTGTGTTGCGGGTGTGGACTTTCAAAATGCCTTCGCGCCCCCTGACATCGGGACGATCTACCACGACCTGGCGGTCGAAGCGCCCGGGGCGCAACAGGGCGGGATCGAGCACGTCGGGACGGTTGGTAGCTGCGATGAGGATGAGGCCCTCTTTGGATTCAAAACCATCCATTTCAACGAGGAGTTGATTGAGGGTTTGCTCACGTTCGTCGTGACCGCCTCCAATACCTGCGCCTCGGTGCCGCCCCACAGCATCTATTTCGTCGATAAAGATGATGCATGGGGCGTGATTTTTCCCCTGTTCAAAGAGATCGCGCACGCGCGAGGCACCCACGCCGACGAACATTTCGACAAAATCTGAGCCGCTCATTAAAAAGAATGGGACATCCGCTTCGCCTGCGACAGCGCGTGCCATGTGCGTTTTGCCCGTGCCGGGGGGACCAACCAGGAGTACGCCTTTGGGGATGCGTCCACCCAGACGTTGAAATTTGCGCGGATCCTTAAGGAATTCGATGATTTCCTGCAGTTCTTGCTTGGCTTCTTCGGCACCTGCAACGTCTTTGAATGTGATTTTGGCTTTGTCTTCAGAGATGAGCTTTGCCTTGCTTTTTCCAAAGCTGAACGCGCCTTTGGGACCGCCTTGCATCTGGCGCAAAATGAAAAGCCAAAGCCCTATGAACAGTATCCAGGGCAAAAAATTAAAAAATATGTTGAGCCAGTTGGAGGGCTTTTGAAAGCGAAAGTCAACGCCGTATTTGAGCCATTCTTCGCGGGTCTGGGCATCTACGACGCCAAGGTCAACGACAAAATCGCGAAAGGTGTGTTGTTGTCTTCGCCCCGGTGGGGTAAGTTCTTCTGCGACGAGGTGGCCGTGAAATTCGTTATCAATAATGATCGCGCTCTGGATTTTTCCCTCTTCGAGGAGCATTTTGTACTCTTTGTAGCTGAGCACGACATCGCTGGAAGGGTCGCTGCCAAAAAATTTGGAAGCAAAGATGGCAACCAGGACAAAAAATATCCAGAAAGCCAGTGGTTTTGAGATGTGCCGCCAGGGCCGCTTGCCATTCTCCGAAGCCCCATTGCGATCAGCGTTATCCCGATTGAGCACTGACAAGTTGGGGCGCCGCTCTTTTTTTTCTTCAGGCGCCTCATCTTCAGGCTGTGTGGGAGCGCGATCAGGCGTCTCGTCGGATGACTGTGTTTCTTCATCCGGTTTCGAGTCCCTGTCTTTGGGGTCGGTCATAAATGCCTCTTTTCGCATTGTGTGATCATGCTACTA carries:
- a CDS encoding efflux RND transporter permease subunit, coding for MTITAYALKHRITVYVFVGILIISGISAYLSLPREAAPDITIPLIIVNTPYIGASPQDVENLITRPLEKELQSIENVKVIRSSSVEGASSITVEFNPNADIDNALQRVKDKVDLAKSELPDDAEDPLVLEVNFSNIPMMIVALSGDYGLIRLKEIAEDFADHIETIPGILEVRVVGGLEHEVKVDVDPDRLIAYKLAIQDVIEAIQRENLTLPGGSVDMGAYKYAVRVPGELETVPQIGDLLIKASQGRPIYIRDVADVVYGFKDRTNYARLNHKPSVSLEIVKRSGENLIAIADQIKSALDELKPTLPAGTQITILGDQSEDIRMMVKDLENNIVSGLILVILVLLFFLGLRNAFFVGIAIPLSMLIAFVIISIMGITLNMIVLFSLILALGMLVDNAIVIVENIYRHRQEGQSPIQGALEGTGEVAWPVITSTLTTLCAFAPMIVWPGIMGEFMKYLPITLIITLSSSLFVGLVLNPTFCASFMTVRGTVEETSPRLQRSLNAYQRRLELALNYPGITLSLAASTLILVIVAYYFTGRGIEFFPEIEPNTAYIDVRAPSGTNLETSDQLARQIESVLSDIPDVETYVANVGVSGGDEFASGEGVSNASRISVDFVDESLRQQSSFKTIEEIRNKLKNLTGAEIELSQERGGPPVGPPISVEVSGENFEILGQLSARIKRIVAEVPGVVDLKDDYDRGRPEVRIVVDREAAAIAGLNTRLIAATVRSAVYGSEASEYRLGEDEYDIRVRFKSDKRNTLADLERITIEKDGKITPISAVARIETGGGFGSIRRKDLKRVISIEGKVQDRTSDAAMRDVQAALSNFPLPPGYQIAYSGENEEQQKATAFLSKALLVALAGIALILITQFNSLALPFTILTSVILSMIGVLIGLIVTGTPFGILMTGIGVISLAGVVVNNAIVLIGYTLQLRQRGLSAREAIIRAGVVRFRPVILTAITTILGLLPLATGISFDFLSFSWEIGGRSSQWWGPMGVAVIFGLAFATALTLIVVPVLISLIWRWFGAPKIESTTPYRHTAAD
- a CDS encoding efflux RND transporter periplasmic adaptor subunit, coding for MNLYRFLIPCLLIAINLGCGDESSAQKEMPLERTTNVSTFVLKPDSLIQYSRLSATVKAWRDVTINALESGEVIGTYKDVGDYVNRGEALAQLNMELLQAALIEAEANLKFQAYNYERSKQLFSEGSISEQAYFATEYEFQKARSTAQTLKHRLSYGRIQAPFSGHIAKRYISQGQHIARDDATYRLVQTDSLRVAAWVSESEIIDFAEGSLVTLALDALPNQTYEGTIAHVGPAADTDQRVFPIEIHLPNPTGHIRPGMIGTLKAMRRIHRHVVVIPREAIIERETGPVAFVVKNNKALLRPLSLGPSEAERVVVQKGLAFGDQIIVKGGRDLIDGDRVAIKYAEPLP
- a CDS encoding TolC family protein, with amino-acid sequence MSMDYISLCRWLCIIGPLCFFFALPRAYSRSITLEESLQHALSHNEDLLIAREDLEKSRQRVRHAVADVLPQLDITMQYTRNWLLPTFFFETPAGQQQFTVGAHNNLIGTVGIRQSVWGGGKSFSAMRAARLFRQFSMEKMRAAKQQLHTRVETAFYDLLLAGELARVSKSSVARARANFKRVEKLREAGRVSDYDLLRAQVQVAELLTDSIRTENARVLADLAFKNQIGIAPNEPIIPRGTFREKSHLLSTITETDLIDLSMQMHPIVRQYSLEVEMLQHAETIAQSESRPTIDLIVNGQWQAQKNEFDFVKDDFHQSWFSGIAINIPIFDGFRTNAQVAQARTDTRQAELMQKQTERDIRFNILQAWRTFLEIRARKSAQIQAADLARRGLEIAESRYENGVGTQIEVIDGQLTLQRAEAELARAKRDLAVALVHLELSAGILGEENKP
- the folP gene encoding dihydropteroate synthase, translating into MKHPRPVYQLSCCGTPLQLGHRTLVMGVLNVTPDSFSDGGLYFEPRKAVERALALVEAGADMIDIGGESSRPAGPYGKGAPVVSLKEELNRTIPIIEAIAPQLNVPISIDTTKAEVARQAIDNGATIVNDISALRFDPGMVPLIAETGVAVVLMHMQGTPSTMQQNPAYDDVVSDILDFLSAQINSAEAMGISQSQIVIDPGLGFGKKYAHNIEILARLSEFHTLGYPLLMGASRKQFTAPQSHPQERLPGSVSAIALGAVAGVHIVRVHDVAETVQSLALLDSVCRISL
- a CDS encoding ATP-dependent zinc metalloprotease FtsH yields the protein MLLEEGKIQSAIIIDNEFHGHLVAEELTPPGRRQQHTFRDFVVDLGVVDAQTREEWLKYGVDFRFQKPSNWLNIFFNFLPWILFIGLWLFILRQMQGGPKGAFSFGKSKAKLISEDKAKITFKDVAGAEEAKQELQEIIEFLKDPRKFQRLGGRIPKGVLLVGPPGTGKTHMARAVAGEADVPFFLMSGSDFVEMFVGVGASRVRDLFEQGKNHAPCIIFIDEIDAVGRHRGAGIGGGHDEREQTLNQLLVEMDGFESKEGLILIAATNRPDVLDPALLRPGRFDRQVVVDRPDVRGREGILKVHTRNTPLSDDVNLQVLARGTPGLAGADLANLVNEAALLASRNNRDRVTMNDFEDAKDKVMMGAERRSLVISDKEKRLTSYHEIGHALVAKLIPESDPLHKVTIIPRGRALGVTHTLPIDERHTYPQSYCEAVLAYALGGRIAEKLVFGEITTGGQQDYRMATNLARQMVCDWGMSPKLGPIAYGQQNDEIFLGREMAQRRDHSDRVAEMIDEEIKNFVLKAESRAEQLLSDNIDKVHILAKALLEFETLDDVQLNQLLEGKTLEKPVEPAKQPEESKEDREDQTSEQHTSEPEKQPSDD